tcggtagtcttttatctgacgcaaataatcttgtcgccatagaattatccttgacgattcggttattgtcatccttgacgcaatgtttctggTATATTTGAattctggataatttgctaccttttgctATATTACTTATAATGTTGCAgccctgttctccttatataaactataaattgtcttaCGTATAAAACACTGAGTAGCTTTGTcgactgatttcagtttttctttacatgtttttcggttctgtgaatgatccctttcgtgactactcgatatatggaaaatttattcactattcactattcagcaattcttattatgattgcatcatcagattgctgaatattttcctttcgaatatatttaaaatgacttgctgagtttgtatatctaaatctttattattaaactcatacctgtctttattctcactacattttgcaatttcattgtcttcattcgcccatggtctagagaacgccatatttctatttatttaaagaaatttttgaatgaagTAAATCTAACCGAGCCACGTCagtgcttatcgcagactgtctagcaggaatatttcaaagaaattgtgtacatacgccttccgaagCTTcagccaatagaaatgcatttatgtttacgattcgatgttttcattggtaaacagtggagatgatgagtccacgttgactgacggtttgttagagtgccgtgcgtatttatgaaatattgattgttcctcgcataattgtcttctgcaattgatattggaagaattatAAGAGTTTGTAGATTTTATTAAGCCAGATTTCTAAGaattaatatagaaatttaGATCTTATCTTCATCTCTTCtgtatttcattgaaaaaattagacatgcataatcgaaataaaaatgaaattaatcagctaCATTATCGGTAAACGAAATATTCTGTTATAATTAAGTTTTTTAGATGGAAAGATCATAATACGTTTCTCCAGACTTCTATAAGTtacgaaaaacatctattggtATTTGAAAACTTAGCTTTCCAACTGCCTTTGATGGTTGTTTCATACATACTTTTTCAACCCGTCTGAAGAATAAATAAGACTTATTTATCATCATTCTAAAGCCATTTAGTAgcaaattccaatttttacagTTCTTTCGACTCAGTTCCAAATTAACTTGCTTCAAAGTAGTTAAAAGTACGCTCTAAGATTGATTTTTGTTATTGCTAAACGTCGcgtaatgaataatttattaatcaaagTAAAGCATATGAAATCTGAAATTTATTctcattgaaataatttccattttgaaataaaaaatacgaaatttagataataataatagatacataaaactaacaaaaattatccGAAATAAATTATATCCTATCACGATATcgaaatcattattatatttgtcCTAATGCATCAAAAACCGTTGTCACATATTATCACCAATTTATTTGTAATCTCCCAGTATGCACCAGCTTTTTTACTGGAATTATTCGCCATATGTTACGTTAAAATACAGATTAGACCATCATTCTGTGAGCGATAACCactaaagtttgaaattttcaaaaaggaatgtttttataaacatatgctaaccaaaaatattagtttgtaTCTTGtaatttcgtattttattaacaaacaaaatatataacatGCTAGTAAACTCTCAACTATCTAAATAATAGATATTCGGAAAAACtctatacaaaaaatgtagaaaaaataaactgtGATTACtaatacttttcaatttttgtagaatATATTGCTACTTGATTcttgaaatgatgaaattatctAAGCTCTGAGGTATTATTTagtgaattattaataaattccaaAAGCCCGAATCTCCATTACTAGATAAGTTACAGGGAAAGGCTAATCGATGATTTCAATGATATATTTTCTGTAAAAGCTCTTGTgcttaaaaatgttataaatgaaataaatggaTGTCATTAATTTGAACAATgtaatcttaattttttcattcatttcagcAACGAACCAAAATGCTAGTTATTTGAgtattttttcatgttaatataatctctaaaatgttttttaaaatataaatatgttgtaATCTTTTGAATGTGGTCTTAAGTTACTAACGATATCATCGAATTTGTTAGTTCTTGCAAATGAAGATTGAAACGGACTACTTGAAATGAGGTCTTTCTATATTCAATAAACCAAACTTAGTTTTTGTTAGATCAGATTTTTATGCTGATTACgaatatgtaattattttatgGCTATGACTTGTAGTTTAGTCGGTACGGGCAGACAACAGAAATAATCCCTGCATGAGCTTCCTCCCCTGTGAAACAGTGAGAGCTAAAAATTTAACGCAGTTAATGTATTCAATCACTAACTTCTCAAAAAGAATTACACGAGCTTATACTGATAAAAAATACCACCTATTAATGTATTTTCActccattcaacatttttcaaattaatataataatcgtTCAAATGAAAGTGTAATATTTGGATTCCTTTaacttaaaacaataattcattCTAGAACTGTATAACATCAAGACCCACTTTAAAAACCTAGACAAGACATTTCAAGATGATTAACAGTTGCATGCGGAAATACTttccaaaaactcaaaaacacATTTGCCAAAATAgcgcaaatttttatatttatcatgaTTTATATGAAGCTTCGtgttaaaaaagcaaaaataaatgtttatgcGGTAACCAATGAACATTTAGcataaaccgttttttactagaatagaatttagaaaaaaaaatgaaatcacaCTTACGATTAAATTTGCGACTGGATGTAATTGGCACGAGAAGCTAAAAGAGTGAACACTATCCCACTCTGTAAGGATATCATTTCATGTCAGAAATGTGGAGGATAACTGGACGCCCGACGTCGGGATGCTACTATATATTACCGATGCTAAAGTGCGTTGAAGTCGCAATATTTGATAGGACTATTTTTTTACTGGTTTTTCGACAAGAGAAAACGCGTGGATGAGCTTTAACTGGTCTATACGATCAAAGTTTGGTTATCGTAAAACTTAATTATACgtatagagaaaaataaaattccacgaaaaaattttttaaatcaataatggaagtatttattttctcttttatttcatAACAATGCTAGGAATGTATACTCGCTGAAATGGTAACCTGTTGAATATGTACAGCTTCGTTTATATTGCATACAGTAAAACTACCATTATTGTTAAAAGACCCATCTTctattttttacgaaatatactttgtatattataaatataatatacgaggatgtattgatatctagttagcctagaccaatGGTTCTTAACCTCTTTAAGCCGCAACCAAAATTTGAGGAATATGTTCATGTCGCGACccaaaaaaaagtcaaaatgtTTTCATTGCGTTATTTTAGatcgtatttttaaaaaattttcaattctacgatgatgattttttttaacttatataaataaataaaactacttttCGATCtaaggaaaatttaattaataatcaagtgttctaaataattttcattgaccaaattaaattctatttataacttttggaaaataattgacattttaacttattcataaaaaaaaaagaaatatcaatacatatgaaaagtcttttaaattttaaatgcaaGTCATACAGTTTTAATGAGAACCTTGTGCTTCAATACATTTTGAAAGATCTTCAAACCTCGGTTGAATGCTTGTCAAGGAGCACCTTATATCTATTTCAGGATTTAACTTGTTCCGgtaattgtttttgattataCACATAGCCGAAAAATCAGCCTCACACATATATGTTGTTTAAAAGGGCAATAATACTTTTAGGGCTTCTTTAACAATTATTGGCTTTTCGGCTTTTAATTTTAACCAGAAAGCACATAAAGATTCAGTGTTTTTGTAGACATTGTATCGAAGTGTTTGGACACtttgtatttctattaattattcttgaaattgattaatattaacaaattccTCATGCAAATCActaacatcaaaattaaatggcATTCGAAcccaattatatttgaaaacaccGTCTGCAGGGAAAAAGTCTGctattagtttttctaaatgattaataataaatttctgtatttcaaaatctgtgatatcaatattattgtctTCAACAAGTAAATTAAGAGTTGGGAATGGAGCAAGTTTCTTTACTTCAACCTTATTTCTCcataatttgagtttattttcaaaacatgtaattttttcagttaattcaaTAATAGTATGCATAGAcgtatttagattatttatttcaaataaaatatctgaaaaataaacaacttGAGGAATTCACTTCAAATCGGAGAATTTAGATGCTAATGGGTGTTTCTTTTctctcaaaaaaaattcgatttctgTCCGCAATGAtaatatcaatcaatcaataaattaaattaatcaatacTCTTTGAACAACTtcagaatatataataaatgttcgtaTTCTGTACCAAATTCGAAACATACCTGTAGTTCGCGGAAAATACTACAGTTAAGAGCtcttaatttgataaaattgactaCCGCAACAATTTCATCCAAAACGATACATAATTCgggtgataatttttttgaagcaaGATTTTGTCTATGTAACAACCAATGAATCGATATAATTTGTGGATTCATTTGTTTTGCTCTTGTCGAAAATCCCTTTTGAGATGCTGTCATGGCAGCTGCACCGTCGGTGCAAATACTGAAACACTGATTCCAATTTAATCCTTCTTCTTTAAAAAACGAATCGAccataagaaaaatatcttcaCCTCTAGTTGTTGTTGACATTGgtttgcaaaataaaatgtCCTCCTGTATATCTGTTAAACCTGGATACCGCACGTAAACCATAAGTTGAGCATCTACTTACATCTGTCGTTTCATCCAGTTGAATACTAAATAAACCAGCAATTTTTATAGCAGAAATAAGTTGATTCTTAATATCAAATGACATATCTTTAATTTGTAAACGAATTGTATCATTTGATAATGGtatcttttgtaatttctttgaTCTCCGCACATGATACGTACCATGTCAATGGCAGCAGGTTTTTTAAGTTTCTCAGCAATATTATGGGGTTTCTTTTGTCTTGCAATATGCCAAGCCACATAAAAAGAAGCAAATGTAGCTTGTTTGGCACAATTTATAAAACCATTACTACTTGGTTTATCCAAACGCTGTCTTTTTAAATGGGCTtcttttctttcgaaaaaagtaCGATCTTTTccctcaaatgaaaaatttttatgttttgcatCAAAATGTCTTTTAAGTTTGTTCAGTTTCATCGATTCATTACTTAATATTTGACTGCACAACACGCATTGCAGCTTGTTCACTCGATCATAAATGCAAGTAAAACCTAATTCTAAAAATGCTTCCTTGTATTCACGTTTTGCCATTATTAGGGtgattacaatttttcaatacgCACTGCAGCTTGATCACTCCACTATTaataataagataaaatatGTTTCTAAAATGCTTGTATTCACGTTTCACTGTTATTACACGTTTCAGTGTTATTCACAACGCAATATGCAGAAACGAGTTTTTGACAGAGAATTTACTGAGTCTGCGCGCACGCAAAGCAATGGCCTGCGTATTACCAAAACCTCCAAGAAGAGAAAGCCTCAGGACAGGAATGGGATGTCACTTCCGGAAGGCCATTCGCGAAGAGCGGTAAAACCGAAACATTGTATTAGGGAATAACTCTTCGAGGAGGTGTTGGTATTACTTCTTATTTGGTGTATTACTAACTTTTTTCGTTCGACTCAGCGCGACCCAAGAAATATGCAAAATTGGGACGCGACCCATAGGTTAAGAAC
This portion of the Diorhabda sublineata isolate icDioSubl1.1 chromosome X, icDioSubl1.1, whole genome shotgun sequence genome encodes:
- the LOC130451068 gene encoding protein FAM200C-like, with translation MVYVRYPGLTDIQEDILFCKPMSTTTRGEDIFLMVDSFFKEEGLNWNQCFSICTDGAAAMTASQKGFSTRAKQMNPQIISIHWLLHRQNLASKKLSPELCIVLDEIVAVVNFIKLRALNCSIFRELQVCFEFGTEYEHLLYILKLFKEY